The Banduia mediterranea genomic interval GAATGAGGCCCGCACAGTACGATCACGCCCTCATTCCACTGCGCGAAACGTTCGCGGGCGACCGTCGTGGCGAGCTTGCTCTTGCCCTCGGTGTAGGCCGACGACACCAGCTTGACGATATTGCCGTAGCCTACGGAATTCTGTGCCAGCAGAATCACACGGCTGGGTACGCCATCGGATTCGACCAGCACCTCGGCGCCGATGACCGGCTTGATTCCGGCGCTTTCCGCGGACTTGTAGAACTTCACCATCACGAACAGATTGTTCAGATCGGTGATGGCGATCGCCGGAAAGCCCAGTTCGGCGGTGCGCGCGGCCAGCGTCTGCAGGCGATCGTCCGGCGTCTTGCGCTTGACTGGTTCGACTCGAATGATGCCGTCCACCAAGGAGTACTCGGTGTGCAGCGACAGATGCACGAAGCCGGGGTTCGCTTCCGACATCGCTTCAGGCAAGCCGCAGCGAAAGCTGCGCCACCGGCGCGAAGGTGCGGCGATGCACCGGAGTCGCGCCCAGGCGGTTCAGGGCGTCCAGATGCACGCGCGTGCCATAACCCTTGTGTGCGGCGAATCCATAGCCTGGATACTCGGCATCGAGGCGGCACATTTCGGCGTCCCGGTTGACCTTGGCCAGTATCGAAGCGGCCATGATGCAGGGATGCAGGGCGTCTCCATCGACCACGGCCTGCGCCGCGCAACCAAGCTTCGGCAGATGCAGGCCATCGACCAGCGCCGAATCCGAGCGCCTCGACAAGGCTTCCCAGGCGCGCTGCATCGCCAGCAACGAGGCGCGCAGAATGTTGATCGATTCGATCTCGGCGACGCTGGCGCTGGCGACCGCCCAGGCCTCGGCGCGCGTCACGATCGTCTGCGCGAGACGTTCGCGGGCTTTGGCACTGAGCGCCTTGGAGTCACGCAGGCCCTCGAACGGATCTCGCTCGTCCAGGATCACCGCGGCGGCATAGACCGGGCCGGCCAGTGCGCCACGACCGGCCTCGTCCAACCCGGCAACGCAGGCAATACGCGGGCCTGCGCTCATGTCAGCAGCTCCGCAATTGCGGAGGCGGCATGCGCAGCGGCGTTGCGGCGCAGTTCGTCGCGTACCGCGTCGAAGGCGTCGGTCTGTTTCTGGGCGGCCACGGGGTCGTCGATCAGGCGTGAAACGGCGTTGGCAAAGTTCTCACCTGTGGCATCGTCCTGCAACAGTTCATCGACCAGCGGTTCTCGGCACAGCAGGTTCGGCAGGCTGACACGCTCGATCTTGAGCAAGCCGACTTTGCGCAGCAAAAACGCCGTAAACGGCGCCACGCGGTAGCCGACAACCATCGGGCGCCCCAGCAGCAGGCACTCCAATGTCGCCGTGCCCGAGGCCAGCAGGACCGCCTCGCCGGCGCGCATGGCCTCGCGCGACTGGCCGTCGAGCAGCGTCCAGTTCTGCTGCGGCGCATGCCCGGCAATGGCCGCCTCGATCAGCGGCCGCAGCGAGGGCTTGGCCACCGGCACCACGAACTGAAGCTGTGGATGGCGCTCGGCCAGGCGCCGCGCCGCGTCCGCGTAGAGCGGCATCAGCATCGACACTTCAGCCTTGCGGCTGCCCGGCAGAACCGCGAGACAGGGCTGCTCGACCAGACCCAGCGCCGCGCGGCCCTGAGCCGGCGTCAGCGTCGCGTCAAGCTCGTCCGCCAGCGGATGGCCGACATAGGCCACGCGCATCGCGTGCTCGCGATAAAAATCGGCCTCGAACGGGAACAGGCTCAGCATCAGATCGCAGCTTTTTGCGATGCCGTGCACGCGGCCCTGCCGCCAGGCCCAGACGGTCGGACTGACGTAGTGCACGGTCTTGATGCCACGCTCGCGTAGTCGCCGCTCCAGCCCCAGATTGAAATCCGGCGCGTCGATGCCGATCATGCAGTCAGGGCGGTCGTCGCTGAAGCGCGTCACCAGTTCCGCCCGCAGGCGAAACAGGCGCGGCAGCTCCTTGATCACTTCGGACAGGCCCATCACCGACAGCGCGTCGATGGTTTCGATGGTCTCACAACCGGCGGCGACCATGCGCGGACCGGCCACGCCGTAGAACTGTGCCTGCGGATAGAGGCCGCGCAGGGCTCGGATCAGGGAGGCGCCGAGGATATCACCGGAGGTTTCGCCGGCGACCAGAGCGAATTTCATGCTTGAGGCCGAGACCCGGAAAGCAACAACAGCAGTTTGCCGTTGCATCCAGGAGATCGGGGCTTCCAGCCGCTTGGGGCTCCCGCCTGACGGACCGTACCTCGGGTTTCCCCAGGTCCCCGGTCCCGGGTCCCGGGCCCCGGCCTCATCGCTGCAAGGCCCGCTTGGACTTCTCGATGAACTCCAGCCATTGCGCCGAGATCAGCGAGTGTTCGGCGCGCTGACGCAATTCGTCCTTGATCGCCGCGATGAGTTTTCCGGAACGGTAGACCAGCTTGTAGATATCTTCGACTTCGTCGATCTGATCGGGCGTGAATCCGCGCCGACGCAAGCCTTCCTTGTTGATGCCGCGCGGCGCGGCCGGCTGACCTTCGCTCATCACGTGCGGCGGCAGATCGCGCAGGATCACCGCACCGCCGCCGGAGAACGCATGCGCGCCGACGCGGCAGAACTGGTGCACCAGCGTGTAGCCACCCAGTGCGGCCCAGTCCTCGATCGTGACGTGTCCAGCCAAGGTGGTGCCATTGGCGAGAATGGTGTGATCCCCGACGAAACAGTCATGCGCGATGTGGGCCTGCGCCATGATCCAGTTGTCGTCGCCGACACGCGTCAGGGCTTCGGCCTTGAGCGTGCCGCGCTGAATCGTGACGTATTCGCGGATCGTATTGCCGTTGCCGATTTCGACACGGGTGTCGTCTTCGGGTCTGGCCGACTTGTCCTGCGAAATCTCGCCGAGCGATGCGAATTGAAAGATCCGATTGCCCTGCCCGATCATCATCGGTCCGCTCAGTACCACGTGCGGCCCGATCCAATTGTCGTCACCGATCTCGACGCCGGGGCCGACGATGCTGTACGGACCGATCGTGACGTCGTTGCCGATCCGTGCCGCGGGATCGACGATGGCCGTCGGGTGAATCATGCCTGGGCGTCATCCGCCTTCACGCCACCATTGCGCAAGGCGCAGAGCATGTCGGCTTCGCAGGCCAGTTCGCCGTCCACGGTGGCGCGGCAGGAAAACTTCCAGATGTCGCGCTTGTGACGCACCACCGTGGCCACGAATTCAAGGCGATCACCCGGCACGACCGGGCGTTTGAACCGCGCGTTGTCGATGCCGGCGAAGTACAGCAGCATGCCGGACTCGCGGCGCACACCCGAAATCTTGATCGCCAGCAAGCCACAGGTCTGCGCCATCGCCTCGAGGATCATCACGCCGGGCATGATCGGCACTTCCGGGAAGTGCCCCGGAAAGAATGGCTCGTTATAGGTGACGTTCTTGATCGCCGTCAGCGTTTTTTCGGGGTCGTAGCCGATCACTCGGTCGACCAACATGAAAGGGTAGCGATGCGGCAGCAACGCCAGGATGTCGCGACAATCAAGCAAGGTCTGGTTCACCGGTATCGTCCCCATTCTCTCCGGAATCAATCTGCAATATATGTTCGAGCGCCCTGAGCCTCGCCTCCTGCGATTTCAGGCGGCGCAGCCGCGCCACGGTACGGCGCCATTCGCGCGCCGGCTCCACGGGCATGCCGGAACCATACTGCCCTGCGTTCGGCAAGGACTTGGTCACCATGGCAAAGCCGAGAATGATCACATCGTCGCCGATGACCAGATGCCCGTTGATCCCGCAGCCGCCGCCGATCAGGCAGCGCTGGCCGATGCGGGTACTGCCGGCAATGCCGACACAGGCCGCGATCGCCGTGTGATCGCCGATGTGCACGTTGTGCGCCACCTGGATCTGGTTATCCAGCTTCACGCCGCTTCCGATCACGGTATCGTCGATCGCGCCCCGATCGATCGTGGTGTTGGCGCCGATTTCGACATCATCACCAATACGCACCGCGCCCAACTGCGGAACCGCGACCCATCCCTCGGCGGATTGCACATTACCAAACCCGCGGCTGCCGATGACGGCACCAGGGTGGACCCGGCAGTGAGCGCCCAGCACGCAACGCCGCCCGACCCACACGCGCGCCTCAAGCCGGGTGTCCTCGCCCAGAACTGCGTTCCGCGACACCACGCAAGCGGCACCGACCGACACGCGCTCACCGATCACGGCACCCGCCTCGACGACCGCATTCGGTCCGATCCAGGCGCTGCCCGCGACCTCGGCCGATGGGTCGACGACCGCGCTCGCATGCACGCCGCCACAGACTTTCGGTTCATCGTCGAAGCGCGTGGCGACGCGCGCGAATGCGAGATTCGGATCGCGTGCGATCAGGGCATTGCCGGCATAGTCGCCCGCAACCGCTGGCGTCACGATCACCGCCGACGCCAGCGTCGCGTTCAGCTGGCTTCGGTATTTCGGATGGGCGACAAAGCCGATGCAACCGGGCTTGCCCGGCTGCAGCGTGCAGACACCGGTGATCTGCGTCTCGGGATCACCCTGCATGTCCAGGCCGAAGGACTTGGCAAGTTCGCCCAGCCGCACCGTCATCGAAGCCGCCTGCACCCTGTTACTTGGTCAGGCGCTGCAGCACGTCGTCGGTGATGTCGATGCCGTCGGCCGCGTAGACCGGATCCTGCAATACGGCATCCACACCCTTTTCCTTGGCGACGGCGGCGATCACACCCTTGATCTCCTCCATCATCTGGCCGGACAGCTCGCGCTCGCGATTCTGCACGTCTTCCTGGAACTGCTTGCGCTTGTAGCCGAAGTCGATCTGACGTGTGTTCAGATCCTTCTCGCGCGCATTGCGGTCCTGAGGCGACAGCAGATCGGCCTCCTGCTGGAACTTCTTGAGGTCGGCTTCGAGCTGCTTGCCTTCGGCCTGCAGTTCATTGGCACGACGCTCGAAGTCCGCCTTCATCTTGGTTTCCAGCGCCTTGTACTGGGGCGACTGGGCGACCAGCGCATTGGCACGCACCGTTGCGATCTTGGTCTGGGCCAGCACCGGCGCACTCACCAGCACGGCGGCCGGCAGGGCAATCACAGCAATCAAAGTCTTCATTACGTTACGCATAAATGTTCTCGCGGAAAAAGCTGAATAGTTTGGTATCGGAGGTTTGCGATCAGAAACCGGAACCGAAGGTGATCTGGAAGCGATCGACCTCATCTTCGGGTTGCTCGTTGAGCGGATACGAATAGCTCAAATTGAGAATGCCCAGGAACGGCGTGAACCAGCGGAAGGCGATGCCCGCCGAGCGACGCAGCTCGTCGAACTCGAATTCCCCAGGTTCGGCGAAGACGTTACCGATATCGAAGAACGCCGCCAGCCGTGTCGAATTGCCATCCGCCGCGAACGGCAGCGGAATGATCAACTCGTTCTGCATGGTGGTACGCAGTTTGCCACCATAAGGGTTGTCGTTCGGCGTGTCGCGCGGCCCCAGCGTGCCGTCGCGGAAACCACGTACGGTGCGCGAGCCGCCGGCGAAGAAGTTCTCATACGGCGGAATCTTCTTGGTACTGCCGTAGCCATCGGCATAGCCAACCGTGCCGTTGATGTCGAGGAAGAAGCGCTTGTAGATCGGTATGAACTGCTCCGCGTTGAGACTCACGGTGTAGAACGTCAGATCGCTGCCCGGCACTGCAACGTCAAGATTGAGCTGCTGCAAGGAACCGCGGCTGGCGAAGATCGTGCGGTTGCGCGTATCCCGGCCGATGCCGGTGCGCGCCAGGAAGTTGACGTAGTGCGAACCATTGTCGACCACAAAACTCAGCACTTCGTCGCTCGATGCGCTGGCGAAGGTCTCCACCGCCGTATCCTCGATGCCGCCGCCGAGACGAACGGCCACGAATTCCGACAGCGGAATGCCGTAAATCAGGTTTGCAGAAATCGTGTTGGTCGAAAAGCCCGAGCTGTAGCGAATGATGCGGTCGGACTTGCGGTAGGTCGTCGAGATGGTCTGGCTGATGCCGTCCTCGGTGAAATACGGATCGGTCCAGGAGAAGCTCAGTTGCTTGGAGTAGCTGTTGTTCTCGGCCGTGACCGCGATGCGGTTGCCGGTGCCCATGAAATTCGAATGGGTCACGCTGCCGCTGAGCACGAAGCCCGAGGAGCCCGAGAAGCCGACGCCGAACTGCACCGAACCCGGTGGCCGTTCCTTGATCGTGTAGTTGATGTCGACCAGATCGTCGGTGCCGGGCACCGGCTGCGTGTCGACTTCGACCGACTCGACGAACGCCAGACGCTCAAGGCGTACGCGCGAGCGCTCGACCGCGCTCTTCGAAAACGGCGCCGCTTCAAGCTGACGCATCTCGCGACGCAGGGTCTCGTCGTTGGTGCTGCCGTGCCCAGAGAAACCAATGCGATGGACGTAGGTTCGCTTGCCCGGCTGCACGAAGTAGTTGAGCGTGACCTTGCGCGACTCGTCCTCGACTTCCGGAATCGGCGTGACTTCGGCGAAGGCGTAGCCCACGTCCGACAGTGCGGCCTCGATCCGGTCGGCGCTCTCGGTGGCCTGCTTGCGCGAGAAGGTATCGCCCGCGTTGGTCGTCGTCAGATACTCGAGAAACTTCTCGTTGAGTATCGTATCGCCCGAGAAGCGCCGGTCTTCGACCGTATAGACCTGCCCCTCGTTGACGTTGATCGTGATGTAGATTTCCTTCTTGTCCGGCGACAGCGCGACCTGAACGGAAAGGATTTCGAACTTGAGATAACCACGATCCTGATAATAGGACTGCAGCGTTTCCAGATCGCCCGACAACTGCTGCTTGGAATAGCGGTCGGTGCGCTGGAACGGCATCCAGTTGGTGCGGTGCAGCTCGAACTGCTCCAGCAATTCCTCACGCGGAAATGCCGTCGCACCCACGATGTTGATCTCCTTGATCTTGGTGACCTTGCCTTCGGTGACCTCGATCTCGATCTTGACGCGGTTGTTGCCCTGCTCGATGACCTTGGAATCGACTGCGACGTCGTAATAGCCGTTGGCGTAGTACTGACGACGCAGCTCCTGACCGACACCATCGAGCAGCGAGCGCTTGAACAGCTCGCCCTCGGCGAGCCCGAGCTGGCTCAGGGACTCATTGAGTTCGTCGCCGCCGATCTTTTCATTGCCCGTGATCTCGAACGAGGTGATCGCCGGACGTTCCTTCACATTGACGATCAGCGTGTCGCCCTCGCTGCTCAGCGATACGTCCTGAAACAGGCCGGAACCGTAGAGCGCGCGCACCGATTGCCGGGCGGTCTGCTCGTTGAGCTGGTCGCCCACCTGAACCGGCAGATAGGTCAGCACCGTGCCCAGGTCGAGACGCGACAGGCCTTCGGCGCGAATGTCCCGGATCGTGAAGGCGCTGAACGCCTCGGCACGCGCCGTCAGCATCGCCAGGCCAATCAGGACGAGCAGGAGGAAACCACGCTGCGCGCGCGCTGCCGAAGTAGACGACGGAATACCTTGCATTAGCCGATCAATCGCATGATGTCGTTATAGAAAGCGAGCCCCATCAGCAGCGCGAGAAATGTCAGCCCGACCTGCTGGCCGACTAGCTGCGCACGTTCTGAAACCGGGGACCCCTTGACCGCCTCCACCGCGTAATACAACAAATGTCCCCCGTCCAGCATGGGCACTGGCAGGAGGTTCAAAACCCCGAGACTGACGCTGACCACGGCCACGAACATCAGAAACGCCACCGGTCCGGTCTGGGCCGAGTATCCGGCGTACTGGGCAATCTGGATCGGCCCGCTGACGTTCTTGATCGAAACATCGCCGATAACCATGCGATAGAGCATGCGCAAGGTCAGCCACGACATCTGCCAGGTTTCGGAGACCGCGACCGGCAGGGCCGCGACGATACCCAGACGGCGCTCGGCGCGCAAATCCTGCCATAGGCGTTGTGCGCCGCTGAGGTCCGGAGCGGCCCCGATCCGCCCCACGGTCTGACCGTTCTGCTCGATCGATCCGAGCGCGATTTCCACGGTCTGCGGGCGACCCTCGCGTTCGATATCGATGCTCACACGCTGATTCGGACGCGCCTGGACCCAGCTGACCCATTGCTGCCAGTCAGCGATCGATTCGTCTTCCGCGCTGACGATGCGATCGCCCGACTGCAGCCCGGCCGCGGCGGCGGCTTCACCGGCCACGACTTCGCCGAGCACCGGTGGAATCGGCGGCCTGAACTCCTGCAGACCCAGGTCCGCGAACAGATACTGCGGATCGACGCGCACCTGATCCAGCGGCAGCGACACATTGCGTATCTGACCGTCCCTGCCCTGCACTTCAAGGCGCACGAAGTCCTCGCCGAGTGCGTCCTCGATCAGACGCGTGCGCAGTTCCTGCCACGTCGTGATCGCGCGATCGTCGATGCGCAGCACCAGATCCTGCTCGCCGAGCCCGGCTACGGCCGCCGCGCTGGCAGCCGGTGGCGCAGCGATGACCGGCTTCATGTCCGGCACGCCGATCACGTAGACCGCCCAGTAGGCGACGGCCGCCAACGCGAAATTGAACATCGGCCCCGCCGCGACGATTGCAGATCGCTTCCACAAGGCCTGCTGGTTGAAAGCGCGATGCACTTCTTCGGGCACGACCTCGCCTTCGCGCTCATCGAGCATCTTCACGTAGCCGCCCAGCGGAATCGCCGACAGCACATATTCCGTGCCGTCCTTGCCGGTACGCTTCAGCAAGGGTCGCCCGAAGCCGATCGAATAGCGCAGCACGCGCACGCCGCAGCGACGCGCGACCCAGAAGTGTCCGAATTCGTGGAATGCAACCAACACGCCGATGGCGACGATGAAGCCGCCCAGCGACCACATCAGATCAAGCATGCATCACCTTTGTGTCTAGTCCCGCGATCACGGACCGGGCGGCATCGCGCGCCCAGGCATCGATCGCAAGCACGGAATCGAGATCGTCCGCATCGGGCAAACCCGCGCCCTCGGAGCGGTCCAGGGATTCGTCGATCACCGACGCAATCCCGGTAAAACTCACGCCGCCGGCCAGAAACGCCTCCACAGCCACTTCATTGGCGGCATTGAGTACATTGCTGGCGCGGCCGCCTGCCTGAAGCGCCTGACGAGCCATGCCCAGGGCCGGGTATCGTGCGGACTCCACCTCCGAGAAATGCAGCTTCGCCACCTCGGCCAGCGACAGACCACCGACACCGGACTCCCAACGCTCCGGCGCCGCCAAGGCATGCGCGATCGGTACGCGCATGTCGGGCTGCCCCAGCTGCGCAAGCATGGAACCGTCGCGGTATTCCACCAGCGAATGGATCACGCTCTCCGGGTGCAGCACCACGTCGATCGATTCCGATGGCAACCCGAACAGCCAGCGAGCCTCGATCAGCTCCAGGCCCTTGTTCATCATCGTCGCCGAATCGACGGAAATCTTGGGACCCATCACCCAGTTCGGATGACGCACGGCCTCGGCCGGCGTCACATCTCGCAACTTCGACAACTCGGTCTCCCTGAACGGACCGCCGGAGGCGGTCAGAATGATGCGGCGCACCCCGGAGTCCGGCGTTCCGCATCGATAGCCTTCAGGTAGACACTGAAAGATCGCATTATGTTCACTGTCGATCGGAACCAATGTTGCGCCGGCCGTGGCGGCGGCCTGCATCATCAGCTGGCCGGCCATGACCAGCGGCTCCTTGTTGGCGACCAGTACACGTTTGCCAGCCCGCACCGCCGCCAGCGTCGGTAGCAGGCCTGCGGCGCCGACGATCGCCGACATCACCAGATCGGCCGCCTCATGCGCCGCCAGTTGCGCCACCGCCTCAGCACCGGCCAGCGCCTCGGTTTCAGTGCCTGCCAGCGCATCACGCAACTCCGCCCATTTCGAGGCGTCCGCCGTCGCGGCGTAGCGCGGCTGGAACTCGCGGCACAATGCAACCAGACCGGCGATGTCCCGATTCGCTGTCAAGGCCAGCACCCGCAGGCGCTGCGGATGACGACGCGCCACGTCCAGAGTGTTGCGCCCCACCGTACCGGTCGCACCGAGTATTACGATCTGGCGCATCACAGACCCAATCCGTAAACGCCCAAGGCCATCAGGGGCGCGACCGCCAGCAGGCTGTCGACACGATCGAGCACACCGCCATGTCCGGGCAAAAGCGCGCCGCTGTCCTTGACCCCTGCATGTCGCTTGAGCAGGCTCTCGCTCAGGTCGCCGATCACCGAGACTACGCTCAAACCGGCGCACAGCGACAGCCACAGCAGCCAGGGCCGCTGCTCGGGCGCGAACAACAGCAGGGCCATGCCGGCGGAAGCCGCGACCGCGGCGACGAAACCGCCGACAAAGCCTTCCCAGGTCTTGCCCGGCGAAACGCGTGGCGCGAGCTTGTGGCGGCCGAAGCCGCGGCCCGCGAAATAGGCGCCAATATCGGCGGCCCAGACGATCACGAAGGTCGCCAACACAAACAGCGTCCCGTTCGAGGCGTGCGCGTGCAGCGCCGCGAGACCGCTGATGGTCGAAGCAAAGATCAGCAAACCGATGCCGGCCCGCAGGGCCGGTGACGGGCGGCTCGGCGAGAAACCGGCGGGATAGCGAACGATCCATACCAAGGCGATCAGCCACCACAAGGCTGCGCAGCCCCACAACAGCAGATGCCCGAATGCCGGCAGCGCAAACACCGCCAGTAAAATCAGCAGCGCACCGAGAGCGACATAGCCGAACTTCGCCGGCGCTGCCGAAAGCCCGCTCAGCGCCGCCCATTCATGCGCGGCCACCAGAGCCGGGGCGGTGAACAGAAGCGCCAAGCCGGTGGTCGGCAGGAACCAGATCGCAGCCACCGCCAAGGGCAGCAGCACCAACGCCGTGAGCACGCGCTGCAACAGCATTACTGGGCCTCCGGCACGCGGCCGAAGCGACGGTTGCGGTTGGCGAACCAGGCAATTGCAGCACTCATCTCGTCCTCGCCAAAGTCCGGCCACAGAGTGTCGCTGAAGTACAGCTCGGTATAGGCCAGCTGCCACAGCATGAAATTGCTGATGCGCTTCTCGCCACCGGTGCGGATCATCAGATCCGGCGCGGGCGCGAAGGCGGTGCACACCGCGGTGTCGATGGCTTCGGCCGTGATTTCCCGACCTTCGCGCTGCAAGCGGCGCGCGGCCTCGGCCACATCCCACTGGCCACCGTAGCCGACGGCGATCACCAGATCCATGTGGGTATTGCCGGCAGTGGCGGCCTCTGCCTGTGCCATCTGCTCGCGCAGCGAGGCCGAGAACAGATCGTGGGCTCCGATGAAGCGCAGACGCACATTGTTCTTGTGCAGGCTCGCAAGCTCACGTTTGAGCGCACGCGCGAACAGCTCCATCAGCAAGCGCACTTCCAGCGCCGGACGCTGCCAGTTCTCCTGACTGAATGCGAACAGCGTCAGGGTGCCGACACCGGCCTTGTGACAGGCGCGCACTGCGGCACGCACGGCGCGCACGCCAGCACGGTGTCCGCTGACGCGCGGACGCTGGCGCTGCTGCGCCCAGCGTCCGTTTCCGTCCATGATGACGGCAACGTGCTTCGGTACCGCCTGCGGCGGCAATTCGGGTGGGTTCAGGCTCATCCCGGAATCAGGGCAGGCCGCCTTACAGCGACAGCATCTCCTTCTCCTTGGCCACGACGAGTTCGTCGATCTTCGCCACCCACTGATCGGTGATCTTCTGAATCTCGACCTCGCCGCGCTTTTCCTCGTCGGTGCCGATCATCTTTTCCTTGACCAGATCCTTGATCGACTGGTTGGCATCGCGGCGCACATTGCGGACCGCGACCTTGGCCTGCTCGGCCTCGGTCTTGATCACCTTGACCAGATCGCGCCGGCGCTCTTCGGTCAGCGGCGGCATCACGATGCGGATCACGGTGCCGGCGGTGTTCGGCGTCAGGCCGAGGTCCGATTTCATGATCGCCTTCTCGATGGCGCCGACCATGTTCTTTTCCCAAGGCGTGATCGAGATCGTGCGGGAGTCCTCCACCACCACCGTGGCGGCCTGGGAAACCGGCATTTCGGCGCCGTAGTAGTCCACCCGCACATGATCGAGCAGGGCCGAGCTGGCTCGACCGGTACGCACCTTGGCAAACTCGGCGTTGAGTACGTCGATCGCCTTGCTCATGCGCTGCGCGGCGTCCTTCTTGATGTCTTCGATCATGGGAATTCTCGCCTGATGTTTAGTGAACGAGCGTGCCGACGTCCGTGGCGCCCTGAACGATCTTGAGCAGCTCGCCGGGGCTCGTCATGTTGTAGACCCGCAGTGGGATTCGATGGTCGCGGCACAACAGGATCGCGGTCTGGTCCATCACCGCCAGGCGACGACTCAAGACTTCGTCGTAGCTCAACTCGCTGAAGCGCATCGCCTCGGGATCCTTCTTCGGGTCTGCCGTATAAATGCCGTCGACCTTGGTCGCCTTGAGCACCAGATCGGCTTCGATCTCGGTGGCGCGCAGCGCGGCCGCCGAGTCTGTGGTGAAGAACGGATTGCCGGTCCCGGCGGCGAATACCACGATACGGCCCTTCTCCAGATGGCGCACGGCGCGGCGGCGAATGAAATCCTCGCAGACCTGATTGATGCGAATCGCCGACATGACGCGCGCATTGAGGCCGATGCGCTCGATCGCATCCTGGATCGCCAGGGCGTTCATGACGGTCGCCAGCATGCCCATCTGGTCGCCGGTAACACGGTCAATACCACCCTTGGCGAGACCTTCACCCCGGAAGATATTTCCGCCGCCGACGACCACGGCAACCTCGACCCCGGCTTGCGACACCGTCTGGATTTCGTGCGCCAGTTGCATCATCACATCGCTGGAGATTCCGTAATCCAGCGAACCCATCAGGGCTTCGCCGGACAGCTTCAGAAGAATGCGCTTATAGGCGGGTACAGTGCTCATTCCCACACCCCAAGTGGCGTCGCCAGCCGATCCGCAGGAAGTCCGTTCAACGCCGCATGTTTGCTCATGATTTTTCTGATCGTCGTCCAAGCTGCAAGACAGGCCGTATTTTTTTTGGGTGTGCGGGCGGGCCACCCGCACGCCGAACGGCGAAACATACCTCGGCGCGAACGTTCGAACCCGCGAGCCGAAATGTCGCGATATGCGCCTAAAACAAGGCCCCGTTACCGGGGCCTTGTTCGATCCACGGACCGGCGACGGAGTTTACCCCATCGTCGCCTGGGCAGTGGCCATGACCTCGGCCGCAAAATCCACCTCGCTCTTCTCGATGCCTTCGCCGACCTCGAAGCGCACAAACCGGGCCACTTCGGCACCCTGCGCCTTCAACAGCTTTTCGATCGTCTGATCCGGGTCCTTCACGAACGGCTGGCCCAGCAGCGTGATTTCGGCCAGGAACTTGCGCAGCCGTCCTTCGATCATTTTCTCGACGATCTCGATCGGCTTGCCGCTTTCCTCGGCCTGCGCCAACAGAATCTTGCGCTCCGCATCCTGAATCTCGGCCGGAACTTCCGCAGCCGAAATGAACTTCGGCTGCGACGCGGCGATATGCATCGCCAGATCCTTGGCCAAGGCCTCGTCACCGGACTTGAGCGCGACGGCCACCCCGATGCGCGAACCGTGCAGGTAGTAGCTGAGCGCTCCGCCGGCATTGTCGAGCACCTGGAAGCGGCGCACCGTCATGTTTTCGCCGAGCTTGGACACCAGACCACGACGGACTTCGTCGAGCGTGCGGCCATCGCGCGACAGCTGCAGCAGCGATTCGACCGTCTCGGGTCGGAACTCCAGCGCGAGTTCGCCGGCCAACTGCGCCATCGCCATGAAGTCGTCGGCCTTGGCGACGAAGTCGGTTTCGCAGTTGACCTCGACGATCGCCAGCGCATTGCCGCTGGAAGCGACCGCGATGGTGCCATCGGCGGCAACGCGCGAGGCCTTCTTGTCGGCCTTGGCCATGCCGTCCATGCGCATCTTTTCGATCGCGGCATCGACATCGCCGCCGGTCGCTTCGAGCGCCTT includes:
- the lpxA gene encoding acyl-ACP--UDP-N-acetylglucosamine O-acyltransferase translates to MIHPTAIVDPAARIGNDVTIGPYSIVGPGVEIGDDNWIGPHVVLSGPMMIGQGNRIFQFASLGEISQDKSARPEDDTRVEIGNGNTIREYVTIQRGTLKAEALTRVGDDNWIMAQAHIAHDCFVGDHTILANGTTLAGHVTIEDWAALGGYTLVHQFCRVGAHAFSGGGAVILRDLPPHVMSEGQPAAPRGINKEGLRRRGFTPDQIDEVEDIYKLVYRSGKLIAAIKDELRQRAEHSLISAQWLEFIEKSKRALQR
- the lpxB gene encoding lipid-A-disaccharide synthase, with the protein product MKFALVAGETSGDILGASLIRALRGLYPQAQFYGVAGPRMVAAGCETIETIDALSVMGLSEVIKELPRLFRLRAELVTRFSDDRPDCMIGIDAPDFNLGLERRLRERGIKTVHYVSPTVWAWRQGRVHGIAKSCDLMLSLFPFEADFYREHAMRVAYVGHPLADELDATLTPAQGRAALGLVEQPCLAVLPGSRKAEVSMLMPLYADAARRLAERHPQLQFVVPVAKPSLRPLIEAAIAGHAPQQNWTLLDGQSREAMRAGEAVLLASGTATLECLLLGRPMVVGYRVAPFTAFLLRKVGLLKIERVSLPNLLCREPLVDELLQDDATGENFANAVSRLIDDPVAAQKQTDAFDAVRDELRRNAAAHAASAIAELLT
- the fabZ gene encoding 3-hydroxyacyl-ACP dehydratase FabZ: MGTIPVNQTLLDCRDILALLPHRYPFMLVDRVIGYDPEKTLTAIKNVTYNEPFFPGHFPEVPIMPGVMILEAMAQTCGLLAIKISGVRRESGMLLYFAGIDNARFKRPVVPGDRLEFVATVVRHKRDIWKFSCRATVDGELACEADMLCALRNGGVKADDAQA
- the lpxD gene encoding UDP-3-O-(3-hydroxymyristoyl)glucosamine N-acyltransferase — protein: MTVRLGELAKSFGLDMQGDPETQITGVCTLQPGKPGCIGFVAHPKYRSQLNATLASAVIVTPAVAGDYAGNALIARDPNLAFARVATRFDDEPKVCGGVHASAVVDPSAEVAGSAWIGPNAVVEAGAVIGERVSVGAACVVSRNAVLGEDTRLEARVWVGRRCVLGAHCRVHPGAVIGSRGFGNVQSAEGWVAVPQLGAVRIGDDVEIGANTTIDRGAIDDTVIGSGVKLDNQIQVAHNVHIGDHTAIAACVGIAGSTRIGQRCLIGGGCGINGHLVIGDDVIILGFAMVTKSLPNAGQYGSGMPVEPAREWRRTVARLRRLKSQEARLRALEHILQIDSGENGDDTGEPDLA
- a CDS encoding ribonuclease HII gives rise to the protein MSAGPRIACVAGLDEAGRGALAGPVYAAAVILDERDPFEGLRDSKALSAKARERLAQTIVTRAEAWAVASASVAEIESINILRASLLAMQRAWEALSRRSDSALVDGLHLPKLGCAAQAVVDGDALHPCIMAASILAKVNRDAEMCRLDAEYPGYGFAAHKGYGTRVHLDALNRLGATPVHRRTFAPVAQLSLRLA
- a CDS encoding OmpH family outer membrane protein, translating into MKTLIAVIALPAAVLVSAPVLAQTKIATVRANALVAQSPQYKALETKMKADFERRANELQAEGKQLEADLKKFQQEADLLSPQDRNAREKDLNTRQIDFGYKRKQFQEDVQNRERELSGQMMEEIKGVIAAVAKEKGVDAVLQDPVYAADGIDITDDVLQRLTK